TGTGCTGATAGAAGCGCTCTTACTCGAGAATTAAATAATATGAAGAGTGATGGAATTATTGATTTTCAAAAAAATTATTTTCATTTATTAAAAAAGCATTAGAATGTTGCCACTGCAACATCCTAATGTTTTTTTAATAAATATAATAGAATCATACTATATGTGAATAAATTAACAATAGGGAAATTGTTAATTTGAGAAAGCTGTCAATTTATTTTAGGAGAGTTATTAGGTACTCTATTAAAATTTACTTGAAATTGTTTTATATAAATAAAATAAGGGAAGAGGTGTTTTCTATGGGTTATATTGCAACAAATCTGGAGTTAGATTCCTTTATGTCAGAATTGGCAAAAAAATATCGTATTTTTGCACCTAAACGCTTTGTAAATAGTGGGATTTTTTCTGATACTGATTGTATTAGATATGGAGAGATCTCTTCAGTAAATGAAATGGTTTTTGATGAAAAATCTCAATATTCTTTCAAAGAGACCATTTTACCAATTATTCAAACCTTATTCTTTTTTACAGAAGGAAATACAAATGAAGCAGATATTCCTCAAAAGGATATTATCGTGTTCCTACGAAGTTGTGATATGCACGGAGTAAAGCGACTTGATGATATGTATCTTAATAATGGTCCAGCTGACTATTATTATCATCAGATTCGAGATAAAGTGAAATTTATTCTTATGGGATGCAAACAATCTTTTGAAAATTGTTTTTGCGTAAGCATGGGTACTAATCGTACAGATAGATATGACATGAGCATTGACCAATATGATGACATATATCGAATTGACTGTAAAAATAAAGTATGGCAAAAACAGCTTGATGATATGAATATTCCGCAAGAAGCTGTCACACCTGCATATGTCACAGAAAATTCAACTAGCGTTTCTATTCCCGAAAATCTTGATTTTACAGTAACTAAAAGTAAGATGTGGGATGAATATGATACGCGCTGTATAGGTTGTGGTCGTTGTAATTTTGTATGTCCTACTTGCACTTGTTTCTCGATGCAAGATATGTTTTATAGTGAAAATGGTAAGGTGGGTGAACGTCGTAGAGTTTGGGCTTCTTGTATGGTAGATGGATTTACTGATGTCGCTGGTGGCGGAAGCTACCGTCAGAAAAAAGGACAAAGAATGCGCTTTAAGGTTCTTCATAAGGTTCATGATTATAAGCAGCGCAATGGTTATCACATGTGTGTAGGTTGTGGGCGTTGTGATGATATCTGTCCTGAATATATTTCATTTTCAAATTGTATCAATAAATTATCTAAAGCTATGAAGGAGGTGTCAAAATAATGATACGCAATGATTATGTTCCTTTTGTATCTGAAATAAAAGATGTCATTAAACATACTGACATTGAATATACTTTTCGTATGGCTTATGTAGGAGAAGTAAAACCAGGGCAGTTTTTTGAAGTTTCTATACCTAAGTATGGTGAAGCTCCTATTTCAGTCAGTGGAATCGGAAAAGATTTTATTGACTTAACCATCAGACGTGTAGGTAAGGTTACGGATGAAGTCTTTGAGCATTATGTAGGAGATAGCTTATTGCTTAGAGGTCCTTATGGCAATGGTTTTGATATAAACATTTACAAAGGACGAGAACTTGTTGTAATTGCTGGTGGTACAGGGCTTTCTCCTGTTCGTGGTGTAGTAGATTACTTTTCAAAACATACAGATGAAGTGGAAAGTCTCACATTAATCAGTGGATTTAAAAAACCAAATGATATTTTGTTTTCAGAAGATTTAGCACGTTGGAAAGAAAGCATGAATGTTATTCTTACAGTGGATTATGCAGATGGTGATACTGAATGCCAAGTAGGTCTTGTTACAGAATATATTCCAAAACTAAAACTAAATAATAAAAATAATACAACTGCAATTGTTGTTGGACCTCCGGCGATGATGAAATTTTCTGTACAGGGATTACTTAACATTGGTATACCAGAAGAAAATATATGGGTTTCCCAAGAACGTAAGATGTGTTGTGGACTTGGAAAATGTGGTCATTGCAAAATCGGTGACGTTTATGTTTGTTTAGATGGTCCAGTTTTTAATTACACAAAAAGCAAAACACTAATTGATTAAAGGAGGCAGAAAAATGGATATCAATACTAAAATTTTAAAAAAGAATGCATTTCGTGTTACAAAAACTCGTGGCATTACTGCCTCTCGTGTACGTGTTCCTGGGGGACATCTGGATGTGAAATATCTTAGCAAAATTCAAGAAATTGCTCAGACTTATGGTAATGGAACGATCCATATTACCAGTCGCCAAGGCTTTGAAATTCCAGGAATACCTTTTGAGAAAATTCCAGAAGTAAATATTGCTCTACAAGAGTTAATTGAAGGACTTGAAATCAATCAAGAAGATGCTGGTTCTGGGTATCTGGCAGCAGGTACACGTAATATTACCGCATGTATTGGTAATAGAGTTTGCCCTTTTGCGTGCTATGATACCACCGGATTGGCTAAAAGAATTGAAAAAGCAGTTTTCCCTAACGACTTGCATTTTAAAATTGCACTTACAGGATGTCCAAATGATTGTGCTAAAGTAAGAATGCATGATTTTGGTATTATGGGGATGACATT
The DNA window shown above is from Clostridiisalibacter paucivorans DSM 22131 and carries:
- the asrB gene encoding anaerobic sulfite reductase subunit AsrB yields the protein MIRNDYVPFVSEIKDVIKHTDIEYTFRMAYVGEVKPGQFFEVSIPKYGEAPISVSGIGKDFIDLTIRRVGKVTDEVFEHYVGDSLLLRGPYGNGFDINIYKGRELVVIAGGTGLSPVRGVVDYFSKHTDEVESLTLISGFKKPNDILFSEDLARWKESMNVILTVDYADGDTECQVGLVTEYIPKLKLNNKNNTTAIVVGPPAMMKFSVQGLLNIGIPEENIWVSQERKMCCGLGKCGHCKIGDVYVCLDGPVFNYTKSKTLID
- the asrC gene encoding sulfite reductase subunit C codes for the protein MDINTKILKKNAFRVTKTRGITASRVRVPGGHLDVKYLSKIQEIAQTYGNGTIHITSRQGFEIPGIPFEKIPEVNIALQELIEGLEINQEDAGSGYLAAGTRNITACIGNRVCPFACYDTTGLAKRIEKAVFPNDLHFKIALTGCPNDCAKVRMHDFGIMGMTLPALDASRCINCGACVRVCSKKSVGALKTENYRPVRNEEKCIGCGECVLNCPNMAWLRSTKKYYRLTLLGRTGKKNPRLGEDFIKWIDEDSIIKIILNTYDYVKEYIDPNAPGGKEHIGYIVDRTGFEEFKKWTLKDVSLPEIAEVYSSIYWKGIKY
- the asrA gene encoding anaerobic sulfite reductase subunit AsrA; translated protein: MGYIATNLELDSFMSELAKKYRIFAPKRFVNSGIFSDTDCIRYGEISSVNEMVFDEKSQYSFKETILPIIQTLFFFTEGNTNEADIPQKDIIVFLRSCDMHGVKRLDDMYLNNGPADYYYHQIRDKVKFILMGCKQSFENCFCVSMGTNRTDRYDMSIDQYDDIYRIDCKNKVWQKQLDDMNIPQEAVTPAYVTENSTSVSIPENLDFTVTKSKMWDEYDTRCIGCGRCNFVCPTCTCFSMQDMFYSENGKVGERRRVWASCMVDGFTDVAGGGSYRQKKGQRMRFKVLHKVHDYKQRNGYHMCVGCGRCDDICPEYISFSNCINKLSKAMKEVSK